Within Syngnathus scovelli strain Florida chromosome 22, RoL_Ssco_1.2, whole genome shotgun sequence, the genomic segment ACACCTTTTATCCCGTCCAAGCATACATAAATGTGACATATAGAGTTTAAAGTCATTCATCCCTATtgaaatcaataaaataatttcTTCTTAATCCTGTGCACTTCTCAGAGACTTGGAGAAAGTGTTGACCCAGCTTCACTGGCCGATCACATCCCCTCCAACCCAGTCCCTCACGCCCACTGCCAACGGGCAAGAGCTGGCCAGTCAACTGGAGCTGCTCGTCACGCAGCTGCTGGCCCTACAGACATCGTATCCTTCGCTTTCAAAACATCAGCGCAAATCTGGGAAGCCGTCAGATTCTTTAATTTCCTCTGTCCAGCGATGACCTCATTTCTCAGAGGACGTCGCCTCCCTCTAAAGCCGAAGCCCAGCCAAGTGCTCTGCCCCAGGAACCTCCACTCTGCCTGCCCATCCAGATCATGCTGCAGCCTCTCAGGAAACGGTTCCGATATCACTTCTATGGCAATCGACAGACTAACACCCCCAGCAAGGttgctctcgctcgctccctacctccctccctccctccctcgctcatcACGCGAGTAACCTTTGGATTGTGAACCGTGCGTGTCTCTGTGCATTTGCAGCCAGAGTGGTACCTGACTCAGGTGCTCATGTGGATCGGGAACAGCACGAGCTTCATGGAGGAGAAGATCCAACCTATCCTGGACCGAGCTAATGCCACCATCAATGCCAGGGTGTGTAAGGGAACCTGCTTTTGTAGACTTATTCTACTTGATTGGCactgtcattattttttttaccatattCAAATTATTTCAGGTGGAGCTATGCCGAGGCCTCCTGTCTTTAGTCGAAGACAAGGTGGTGGGTGATGCATCCCGCCTTCTTTACGATGACGCGCTCTTCTGCCACCTGGTGGAGGAGGTGCTGCAGTTTGAGAAGGAGCTGCGGAGCAACCACGCGTACCCACCCCATCTGCCCGGCCTGCTCCACCTGCTGCTTGACGACGCCGtccttcagaagtggcttgcggTGGAGAAGAAGAGTAGGTTGGCATATCCCCCCCATGCAGGTGTTGCCTCAAATCTAACAGTGTTGTACGCCTAGTGGCGGTGGAGAAGGTGGACGCCATGTTGTCGGCCGAAGGAGCGTGGAGCTCTCAGTACAAAGACATCCGAGACATGGATGAACTGAAGTGCCCGGATTGCGCTGAGACCTTCATGACTCTACTCCAAGTCATCACAGGTAAGCCTGACCCCATTGAGATGAACGCTGAGCACCCCTAAAatctgttttggttttttttagaCCGCTACCGAGCATTACCTTGTCCGTCTGCACAGCTGAAGTTTCTGGAGCTGCAGAAAGAGTTGGTGGATGACTTCCGTATACGACTCACTCAGGTAAGAACGCTATCAACAGAGTTATGGTTGCCTTCTTAAATGCAAATACTATTCTTGCTTTTTCTTTATGGACTCTGGACTtgacttatttcattttttgcagGTCATGAAGGAGGAGTCTCGCTGCCCACTCAGCCCACGCTACTGTGCCATACTCAACGCCGTCAACTACATTTCCACCATCTTGACAGACTGGGGAGATAACGTGGTAAGACTCAGGCCTCTGTGTGATGCTTCAAACTTGAAAATTCGGTCAATTGTGTTTTTACCTGTCCACAAATGTTGCGCTTGTTTAGTTCTTCCTGCAGCTGCAGCAGGCGGCCGTTTCCCTGGACGACGAGGCTGTGGTGGGAGGCCTGGGGCAGATGGAGATGGGCCGCCTGGCTTCTCTGGAAAGCTCGCTATTCGAAGGCCTGCTGGCTCTGCTGGATCGACTCCGAGGAGACATGATGGGCCGGCTGCTGGATGGCATCATGAGGGACATCACGGAAAAAGCCAAACCGTACTGCCACGACAGGTGAGGATGATGATTAGCGGGCTTAGCTTAGCATTAATGGCCTCAATTGTCCTCTTCTCACAGGTGGTTTTCTCATCCATCCCAGCACGACATGGCCGCAATGTCTTTGTCTAGTTCCGCATGTCCCATGATGCTATGTATCAGGGACAGTCTGTTGAACCTGCACCAGGTTTTAAGTCTGTCTCTGTTCCAGCTGGCTTGGCAAGGCCTTGCAGAGAGACTGGACAACTTTCTTTACCAGGAAGTAAGGACTTAAAGCAGATGTTTTGGTTTCTTCTTGACTCCAGTTGCCATTATTTCCcatatttggggaaaaaaaattacatactTTTGCATCTCTTGTATGTTTGCCTCCTTCAGGTGGTCCTGTCTAATCATTTTAGTGATGGAGGAGCAGCCCAGCTTCAGTTTGACATGACCAGAAACCTTTTCCCTCTCTTTGGTCACTACTGCAAGAGACCTGAGAACTTTTTTAAGCagtaagtacagaaaaaaagtattttacctAAAGGGAGAAGGTTAAATCAAAATTTCTGTCCTCAGTGTTAAGGAAGCCTGCATCGTCTTGTGCCTCAACGTGGGTTCTGCTATCCTTCTGCGGGACCTCATCAAGGAGTCTTCTTCTGCAGACGACACGGGCGATCGGATGGGAAGGGATGAGCCCTCGCCGCAGTCTGCCTTGAACGAGTTGGGAGTTTACTACTTGGCTCCTTGTGATGTATTAATTCTCTTTAACCTCAGAGCCTCCTGGCCTGGACAGTGACAACTGGATCGCGAACTTAGCCAGACACTATTTGATTTCTATCATGTACTAAATGTATATTGACGCACTTGAAAAACTCATTCTTTTTTTGGAACTTAAGTGTGATGGCGAGTTTTATTACAAAGCTCATACATTCTTATCCATAATGTCTTCCTGTACATGAAAGTTATAGAAAACATCAATCCTGATtatgtacataaaaaaaaaaattgggtaaACATAATGTATAAGGCAAATGACTTGACGTGTGAACTGTTCCCATGGGGATGCTCTTCACCTCAGTATAGGAGCTTTTGAGTCCTTTAAATAACTCAAACCTAATTTTCAACAGAAAGTCTTAAATCTCCTATTTGGACGAAATAATTATTTCTCCGGCTCATCCACAACCTGGATGTTTATGTGCTGCTTCTTGCCTTTGTGTCCTGGTAATTTGAGATTGCGCTCAGTTAAAACAATCTCTGATTCCTCCTCGTCAGACTCGGAAgaatcctcctcgtcctcctccgacTCGGTATCAGATCCACTGAGCTCTACCAACGCGACGTCCTGGAAATCACAAGAAAGAATTGGGACACCTTGAACAAATCAGATTCATCAGACTAACAATGAGAAGATTTTACGCTCACCATCTCGATAACTCTCTCTGCAGCCTCGACATCCTCAATGTCGAAATGTCCTGCAGAAGTTTCTTCAATCTGCTGCTTCAGCTTTTTATTGGCTTCCGCAATCTGCGGTAAGAAACTCTGCAGCCGTTCCATCACTGCTCCAGGATACAAAGACAAAATTATATTGTTTATTCCTAATTCTAATGGATCATTATTTAGCTCACCGCTACTTCGTGGAAGTCTTTCCGTCTTCAGGACAGTCGGTGGTTTAAGGAGCAGCTTCTCAACGAAACCTGAGGCAAaaccacaagaaaaaaaagttttaactaGAATCGGGTCTGAACTACGATGTGTTCCGATTTACGTACAAATGCAGGCGTTGTAAACCGAGAACATTTCGTGTACGGGACGAGCATGTGGTTTTCAAACAAAATCACGAAAAAGCAACGCCAGCTTCCTTTTGCCTGAGTTAAATACATTTTTCTCTACTTACCTCCACCACTACCACATGACAGCAAATCTCGTGAGTTTGGTTTACTGTTTTTGTCCATTGTAGAAGAAATAAGACTGCAAAATGTTAGCGTGTGTTTTGTCAGGACAACATCCGGGAATCCCTTCCGTATTGCTCAGTGTGCATGTTGCGTCCTCTAGCGTTCAGGAGGAATCTTTacatttacccccccccccccccctcaaaaaaaaaaaaaaaaaaaaaaggaacggtATGTACTGGAATATTAGGTCGTAACTTATAACAGAGAAAATGCCATTATGGCGTGTATACGAAATAAGCGAAAATCGAGTTGACAAAAACTACAAAACATCTTTTAGGCGTGGCTGACTACGACTTATTATTTTTCCGATACGCGTGTAACGAGGGCGGCATGGTCGGGCACTGTTAAGTTCAGAGGTTCTGGGTTCGATTCCAGCTCCGGCCttgctgtgtggagtttgcatgttctccccgtgccacaTTCCCAAAACCTGCATCCAAGTTGCCCGTAAGTGCGTGTGAgtggttgtttgtctttgtgtgctctgcgattggccggcgaccagttcagggtgtcacgCCTTCTGgctgaagtcagctgggataggctccaacgcATCCGCGACCCTTGTGAGCGGTTCAGATTCAGAATGGATTGATGGACAAACGCGTGAAACGAAAACTACACGCCATAGTCCGAAAAGCGGTGCTTATCTTGACGTCATAGATTATCTTCGGCAGACTCACTGACGCGGCTGTGTGTGGGACTGTCATCATCGGCTTGCATCTTCTTCGATTTGGGATCTTCGCGTCGCGATGGTAAACTTCACGAATGACATTTGAAATCGCCATGACTTGAATTGTAAcagtatatttatttatgtccAGAAAATTAATAGCCCCGGCCTCTGTTTTTTCTCCCCGCCTTTAACGTGTGAAAGCTGGCGGAGCCGCTAAATATTTCTCATTTGTACCCAGCTAATGTAGCACTATGCTAATGCGAACAGATTTACGGAACATTTTTCCGTTTTCCCGGATAGTTGCAAAACAAACGCGTTCAAGCTTTTATACCGAGGCGTTGTCCTAAGTGTCAACCGTGACTAAGAAAGTGAGTACGCAGTTAACACCATCCCGTGTAAATTCTTTTCAAGTCCTGTGCGTTTACATTTTGAAGACTTATTTCCATACTCCTGATTTATGTGACTCCGACTTACGCAGTTAATTATTCATGTGAACTCCATGTGAATACTATGTTCATTAGaggtacaaaaaaaatggtctAGACATTTAAAATTTCTAATTTTTcttatttgacaaaataactTCTCCAGCTCTCTTATCGGTTTTCCACAAAGGATGGCGGAAATtgcaaaaaatgcttaaaaatatGTTACAGTGATTAGCACTAATAAACAACAGTTGCAAGGTCTGGGCTtctcctgtgcggagtttggttAAAGGCTCTAAAATGCATGTTGGATGTATatataaatgt encodes:
- the rint1 gene encoding RAD50-interacting protein 1, whose amino-acid sequence is MAASVSEENTEKLPNDSLNPVLTGTPDNGCFTDLSDELRDYVVEFIEKEVGSDVKSLKKVGTLLQKLKEDNSKLEKQVLSVSSSVPPQVSAALSAAEDARTSLEELLQREKLISEKLQKHLQDSQPWMETLTQKLSEVEIVERHMKYLRCLQHIEELSAVVQQCLMTSSVWEAIRAVESMAVMDANLSESKCSHLRDFLRETLHFWHKIIKDRLTGDLEKVLTQLHWPITSPPTQSLTPTANGQELASQLELLVTQLLALQTSDDLISQRTSPPSKAEAQPSALPQEPPLCLPIQIMLQPLRKRFRYHFYGNRQTNTPSKPEWYLTQVLMWIGNSTSFMEEKIQPILDRANATINARVELCRGLLSLVEDKVVGDASRLLYDDALFCHLVEEVLQFEKELRSNHAYPPHLPGLLHLLLDDAVLQKWLAVEKKMAVEKVDAMLSAEGAWSSQYKDIRDMDELKCPDCAETFMTLLQVITDRYRALPCPSAQLKFLELQKELVDDFRIRLTQVMKEESRCPLSPRYCAILNAVNYISTILTDWGDNVFFLQLQQAAVSLDDEAVVGGLGQMEMGRLASLESSLFEGLLALLDRLRGDMMGRLLDGIMRDITEKAKPYCHDRWFSHPSQHDMAAMSLSSSACPMMLCIRDSLLNLHQVLSLSLFQLAWQGLAERLDNFLYQEVVLSNHFSDGGAAQLQFDMTRNLFPLFGHYCKRPENFFKHVKEACIVLCLNVGSAILLRDLIKESSSADDTGDRMGRDEPSPQSALNELGVYYLAPCDVLILFNLRASWPGQ
- the nopchap1 gene encoding NOP protein chaperone 1; translated protein: MDKNSKPNSRDLLSCGSGGGFVEKLLLKPPTVLKTERLPRSSVMERLQSFLPQIAEANKKLKQQIEETSAGHFDIEDVEAAERVIEMDVALVELSGSDTESEEDEEDSSESDEEESEIVLTERNLKLPGHKGKKQHINIQVVDEPEK